tcttttctgtAATGCtgtgttcttcatcaatttccTTCAATCTTTGTTGATATTCTTCGTTAATCTCTGGTTTTGTGctgtcattttcattttctggtGCTGTTGTTTGCAATTCATGCCGATCACGATGTGATGTTGTTTAATTTACTCAGTTTTCTTCAGTTCTTGAAGCATTTTTCAACATTCGTTGGAGATCTTGCGTGTGTTGTATCGATTTTGGCATTTTGCTTAGTAGTAATCAGAATCATCGTATGCTAAACAGTTCAATCAGAAATTCAGAATCAACATTCATTGGAGATCTAGCGTGTGTATCAAATTTCGTCAAGTAATCTGCACTGAAGGAGTGAATATTCTTTTACTACATGAATTGCAATGATTGAAGCACTGTATTTTCTGTTGCCAATAGATATAGCTTATTTTGATGATAACTCACTCATTCTCTTGCAATACTCAACAGTTAGGAAAAACGGTTTTCTTGGAACATGAAATTGTTCAGTATAGTACTATAGAAGTCCAATTGCAGTCTTAGAAGTCCAATTGTTCAGTATATTGATTTGATGATCTTTTTAAATAGAGGTTCATAACTAATTTCTTATTGATATTGCATCATGcttttctaatatttctctcCAGCATGATTATTTTTGGCTCTGTTCTAACAGAGGCTTTGGCATGATGTACTGGCTCTGATGGATGAACTTGTGATCCTATGTTTTGATTCAGCTATATgattttgtaattttgtttaGGCTTAATTTTCTTTCTTAGATATATTTGTTAATTTCTTAGTCGCCTTCCTTGTTATTATTTTTAGGATTTCAGGCATGAGTGCAATTCATGTCATAAGTTCCTATTGTTTGTATGAGTTGCAATTTGGACAATGATGATTAGTAACCTAAATTGCAGTTAGTTTTTAAGTTGACATAATTCCTAGTTCACGAGCAAAGTTACAAAAGTGGGATATGTTTTTTACAGGGAAAAGTAGAGATGATTCatctattttctttttgatcAAAATTTGCAATCTTAGATAGTAATATATGAAATTTATCAAGTAACTTAGAAATTGGGTGCTCAGAGATTGACTTGTCCTGAATTTGTCAAAGATGATTTGAAAATATTGCTATCATTacaaaaaaggaaaattcataTGGACTCTTGTTTCTATATAACTCTACTAATAAATTATAGTCTTATGTTTTCTGCTACTTgccttttgtttttgttaatcTGCATTTCCTCTATCTTTTCTCATTGTCCTTTAGATTTTTTCTCAATTATCCTTTCATTTTGTTGATTTCTTTGACAGGTACTACTCCATGTATGGGCATGTGGAAAAACTAGCAGAAGAAATAAGGAAAGGGGCTGCTTCTATAAAAGATGTTGAGGCGAAACTATGGCAGGCATGTATTAatgtttcaaaattttcatttctctATGCATTCTAAGGCTTAATTCCCCATAGAGCATAGTGAATACTGAATACTTGGTTTTCAGTTCATTTTAGCTGTAACATTCTGTTGGTTAAGATCCTTCATTGTGACTGTATTCTGTTGCCCATGAACTTTCAGAAACTTCTACTACTTCATGTCATTTTTATGGCCTCAATGTTCTATCAAATCTACCCATATAGGTGCTATCTAACAGCAGGATATCTTGCATGTGGTTTACAAAAAAATGTTGTGTGATTAATTTCGGTATATTGTGTAATTTTGGAGTAAGATTTTACTTCCCATATTAACTCTTGCTAAATTTGAGATGTGATAAGAACAACTACATTATTTAGAGCACAGAGCTTCCTTGCTTATCTTATTGAACCGTGAACAGGTACCTGAGACACTGTCAGATGAGGTGCTTGGTAAGATGATGGCACCACCCAAGACTGATGTGCCGATCATTACCCCCAATGAACTCCCTGAGGCTGATGGCTTTGTTTTTGGCTTCCCGACAAGATTTGGAATGATGGCTGCTCAGTTTAAAGCTTTTTTTGATTCGACCGGAGGTTTATGGAAAAAACAAGAGCTTGCAGGCAAGCCTGCTGGAATCTTCTACAGCACTGGTTCTCAAGGAGGTGGACAAGAGACTACAGCGTAAGAACCTTTATCTGAGACTCCTGAGTGTTTGGTTTCTTACTTGAATACCAAGGTGAATCAAAACATTAATGCTATGAAACTTTTGGAATCCATCACAATCATTATCTTAGTGTTGGGTTTCTTACTCCAGTACCAAATGTTAATGCCATTGCAACTTTTGGAATCCATCACAGGCTTACTGCTATCACTCAGCTGGTTCATCATGGAATGCTATTTGCTCCAATCGGTTACACATTCAATCGCATGTTCGAGATGGAGGAAGTGAAAGGTGGAAGTCCATATGGTGCTGGAACTTATGCTGGTGATGGCTCCAGACAGCCAACTGAGCTTGAGTTGAAGCAAGCATTCCACCAAGGGAAGTACATTGCCTTCATCACAAAGAAGCTCAAGCAAGCTCCTGCATGATGTTGTGATCATCATATAGAACACACCATTAAACGATACCAAACTATTGCTTAAAACCCATTACCCATTTTTAGCTTTCCACAATATTGAGCTATATTTTCCTGTCCTGcaagtttattttttaatattttaaaaaacaaaaatgcatTATATGCGTGTTATAGGATGCAGTGGTTGTTGCAATTCGATAAATGATGAAAGTTTGGTTTGTCTTATCCTCTTGAGTTAGGCTGAGCAAACTCTTGTTCCCATTGTTTGTATTTCTGCAGCGACCTGTTTGGATTTAAATTCATCTCTACTATTCTGTTGCATATAAATGAAGATTGCATGTTTGAAGAAATTAATTTCATGTATGTCCACAATAGCTAAATTTGTTCATGCTAAGGtatcagaaaattaaaatggtataaatggagaaaaattaaaatgaaagttgtatgTGATTTAAATCTTATCAGGCCTTTCCGTGTTAATCATATAGTACTGAAACGGTACCGAAAGGTGGTGTGTTTTACTTGATCACTTTGGAGCAATCGTAGTGcttattttataatttgaaaaGGACAATAATACGCATTACCAAACATTACAAACCTTCTAATCTTTCATTATATGTGTTGTCGATATGGATTATACTATTGCaataacccgtgcgttgcacagaattttatgttaaaattttttaataaataaattagttttcatgtatatgtaatttttaaattataaataattcaatcgtgtataagtcaactgtgtaataatatatgaagaaaaaatgagataaataaatgaagttgtgttgtatacatcaaacatttccataaacttccttaaacactacatttatgGTACTGGTATGTTGTTTGCCCGCCTCATCCAgcatacaaagtttaagaccatttcttgagcgtactctagaAAGAGATACATATAACTAATCATGAATGAAGACATGCCTCGGAAGGAAGAGTCCAACCTGAaatagtgtttgtccttgacttttgtttatgatcaTCGCAAAGCATACTGAAATTGTCTTCTTCtaaatttaattggaaatttggaatcagaaggaaccaagttcattcttgaaatgtgcactttgtcattaGCATTTGTTCCTGTGATAACAATTGCACCAATAAAACGCTCACcaagttcatccacaattaacTTAGTTTCATTGCTTAATCTATATGTCTCGAAAGCATGATTAAAGTAtcaactttcaataatagtttgtggttaggcattctgaacttttagtgtcgttCAAAAATTCTGTGGTAACCCACTCACCTCGGATTTCAGAATTCTCATCAGATCGCAAGGCAGAGTTGGAGCTCGGATATACATGTTCTGGTGTAGCTATCATGtcaagcatgtaagtgtttatcatttcaacagcctCTAGTGTAGGACTAATATTtctctatcttgaaagaattgcgAGTCTTTCATTTATGCGGAAAGTCAGGGtatgtatatttaatcaattccattaataGGTTAGGACTAATTGAGATGAGTAGATTTGGCGGGATTTGAACATCATACTCTCCTGCTCCGGAATCAAGATGATCGTCATTCtcaattttaagaatccaatctgcaaactctttgatttcttttgcttcatcggTCTTCCCAGCTACGGTTAGCCGCATGTTCTTAGACAATTTTATAACTTTGCAATGCTTTCACAATGAGGAAGAGTTTACACAATTTCCTATCTGCTTCCTGTAGTAATATGTAGGATTTGTCTAAAACcacctccaagtattactaTTTTTCCTCTAAAAGGTTTATGTACACTGTAttcatttttcaacctcattAAATCTCGGAGTGTAATGTCTAGAGCTTcgaaataataatttttcaaCATTGGAGCTTCATCTCATATAATAAGGTTTGACTCAAGCAGAAGCTTTGCTCATAAACTTCTCTGCTTTATATTACATGTTGAGGTCTTTGTAGCATCTAGTGGAATGCAAAATTTATATGGAGTTGTTCTGCCTTCAGGAAAGAGTAATGATGTTATGTCATTAGAAGCAAAATTAAGCAGAATTGATCATCTGGTTCTAAGTGATGCGGATAAAGTGTTTCAGACAAAGGTCTTTTCGGTTCCACCATCGCCATATAATAAGTATATGCCTCATGAGTTTGACAACACATATGTGACAACCCTCTCATATACATACTTTTGCTCAGGTGTAAGCATACTAAGCAACTCTTCATATTGCACCTTTAATGCATCTTTGTCATAGTTTAGTTCATCGGCATTAAATCTATTGTGAAATTGCaggacttcatcatattctggAGTTGGCAAAGATGAGTAATCATTTAATAACCTAACATTTCTTTGGAGTAACTTATCAAtttcaatgatacataaattttttaaatcagCATCTACGATTCGTAGTCCTGCAGTCGAGAAGGAAGATTAATTAATGATTTTTAACTGTATCAAATATAACTAAATTTGTTCACACGCTTTGTATACTTATATTGCGCAACATGATTTTCTAAAGTTTTGgatttcaattaaattaaattcaagcaataattatattattatagaaaaatttcaaatcttaataatataacttGAAAACCTACATACTTGGATCAtgaaatgtttttcttttataatgtAGAATATCTTTTGATAAGAGAAGCCAGCATGCGTCCCAAACATCTTTAGGTTTTGGGATTGAATTCATCATTAACATTCTTACAAAGAGTTTCTTGATTTGTTCTCCGGAAACTAAATCAGGGACTTCTTTAATTGCATCTATATTCTTTGTTATATGTTAGCAACCCCAATTTATCGCATGCTTCTTTAAAAGTATCAAAT
This portion of the Lotus japonicus ecotype B-129 chromosome 3, LjGifu_v1.2 genome encodes:
- the LOC130742883 gene encoding NAD(P)H dehydrogenase (quinone) FQR1-like, which encodes MAVKVYIVYYSMYGHVEKLAEEIRKGAASIKDVEAKLWQVPETLSDEVLGKMMAPPKTDVPIITPNELPEADGFVFGFPTRFGMMAAQFKAFFDSTGGLWKKQELAGKPAGIFYSTGSQGGGQETTALTAITQLVHHGMLFAPIGYTFNRMFEMEEVKGGSPYGAGTYAGDGSRQPTELELKQAFHQGKYIAFITKKLKQAPA